A region of the Lycium barbarum isolate Lr01 chromosome 1, ASM1917538v2, whole genome shotgun sequence genome:
CCGTTGAAGAGTGTCAGTCGCCTTACTTAGTTCATGTTACTAAAGTCGAACTAAATGAATTTGCAAATTAAGTGTATGCAAGCATAGTTTACATCACCATAAAATTAATGGAACGAGTGCGTAAATCCATAAATTTACTGAATTAATCTCAATTCCTGAGTATACGCATGCATTATGAGTATTTATCACAAATCGACTAGTGTTACGTTGGAGCCCACATTTCTTGAATATGGATTCACcactaaaaaaaataagtggaAAATGTATTAAGTGGGGATTGATCCCTAGACTTCTAGGTAAATAACTCAATCTTtaaccaagtgcaccatttaaCCTTTTTATTTTATGGATTCCAACATAtaatattataccaattttagaaaatatatacataaaatacctaatTTTACGGAGAGATCATGTGTTCACATGACCCAAAATTACTACACAAATTTGCCCCTGGCTGACATGAATCAAAAGGAGCAAACATTTGACTCAAATATAACATCGTCTTAAAGAGTAATTTCTCAAGATATATTCACACAACTTTTGAAAATAGGGACAAAATCTAAGCGACGACATAAAATGAAATATTTGTGTAAATCAGCCAGGCTTGTTGGCGCTTACCTTGACTTCTGAAATagaaaaggatccaagcccaaaAAATTCCCCAGAAGGTCCATCTGGCCCAAAACCCGCTTTTCCATCCGAGGCGTCAAAATTTTCCCTCTCATTTCGGGAAAAGCTCTTCAAAACCTCGAGAAAGTAAACACAGcataaaattaagaaaaaaaaactgcCAGGTCATCAATCCTATATATCCTCCAGACTTCATCTGGATCGTCAATTTCTTAATCAACGGTAGTAAATGCTTCTCCTAACAATCACACGGATCGAAGTAGACAGAACCACCATGTATAAATAAAACCCCAACCCCAATTCCCATCTCACTTgtctcatcatcatatcatttcTCTTCTTCTAGTTTCAGAGCTCACAAATTTCAGGTTGGTTCTATCTCCCCCTTTTCTTTCTCATAAATAAGTACTTATTTAATGTTTAATTGTATATGTATTAATCGCAAATTTTAATGAATTCTCTATATCTTTTTTTAATTCATTCCCTTTAATTTCTACAAATCTAGGGTTTCTCAATGAGAGCGTAGCATCAGTTTTTCTAAAATTGAATACTGCATTATTTGAATTTAACTCGTGGGTTTTCGATTTGGATAGCTAAATTGCTTGCATTTGTTGATAAAATTACAGAAAAATCAAAGTAGATTGAAAATGTCGGGTCGTGGAAAGGGAGGCAAGGGATTGGGCAAAGGAGGAGCCAAGAGGCACAGAAAGGTGCTTAGAGATAACATCCAGGGCATCACAAAGCCAGCAATTCGTCGATTGGCACGTAGGGGTGGTGTGAAGCGTATATCAGGTCTGATTTACGAGGAGACACGTGGAGTCCTCAAGA
Encoded here:
- the LOC132605337 gene encoding histone H4, with protein sequence MSGRGKGGKGLGKGGAKRHRKVLRDNIQGITKPAIRRLARRGGVKRISGLIYEETRGVLKIFLENVIRDAVTYTEHARRKTVTAMDVVYALKRQGRTLYGFGG